A window from Drosophila yakuba strain Tai18E2 chromosome 3L, Prin_Dyak_Tai18E2_2.1, whole genome shotgun sequence encodes these proteins:
- the LOC6534907 gene encoding putative mediator of RNA polymerase II transcription subunit 26 encodes METLPCANQLQEHQQPQQQHVNLTIDPSLGENVVSIPKELILISLVSQEQSLYNPKHPNYRSTKTKDEKWLEIGSNVGWSDVQCKSKWKAMRDQYCRELKRAKACAKAVKWKYFKELDFLRPYALARNYRGRSGQTTNVAPLTLPMTTSFSSNSSSQNLNLSGSIKIEDASASTLLDSCSFSSASSADKKPAATFLASHIGAVLQQQQHQQQQQQQEMHSQPESNWNYLTDAGGGATPSIIVQCGTANTTTVVDTLYNEIVDCVNAANQSSSAATITSTVSTTSAAHNQSANAEEEDDDPIHTFLNMESYFEKELIALIQQEDMIYNYGNENYRNAKLKMEVWEEIARKLKKSVKQCRLKWKALRDQYAREHKRLRTLMHIDATSRWKHYDSLSFLQKYIQQKTLESDSQLSMLLPKNDPVRELEEQMAHSHSPPTQQSTIESSSSSSQLNMPTLPHLTGPHKAEQQQQQQEEQHQQQQQQQASDLCVATYDDMDIENYINGDVHHDDDVEDDEDEEMETTAEQAPQQQDQHVMTYDHEDGPVYMAVPSVGSTMSKQEQLSDGATSLENQQLQSTGEYQKMEIQTPTTPRYQNAATTPSSTSTSRYHSAPITPSKPSHMEFPSSNGHNSAEDDEIGAFFKAVSMKIRNAQLEPVAFTELQIEILRVINEALRNH; translated from the exons ATGGAGACGCTGCCATGTGCCAACCAGCTGCAGGAGcaccagcagccgcagcagcagcacgtgAATCTCACAATAGACCCGAGTCTGGGTGAGAATGTGGTCAGCATTCCCAAGGAGCTGATCCTCATCTCGCTGGTGTCCCAGGAGCAGTCGCTCTACAATCCCAAGCACCCCAACTACCGCAGCACCAAGACCAAGGACGAGAAATGGCTGGAGATTGGGAGCAATGTGGGTTGGTCAG ACGTCCAGTGCAAGTCCAAGTGGAAGGCCATGAGGGATCAGTACTGCCGGGAATTGAAGCGCGCCAAGGCCTGCGCCAAGGCAGTAAAGTGGAAGTACTTCAAGGAGCTGGACTTCCTGCGTCCATATGCGCTGGCAAGAAA TTACAGAGGGAGATCTGGTCAGACTACCAATGTGGCCCCCTTAACGTTGCCCATGACTACTTCCTttagcagcaacagcagcagccagaaCCTCAACCTCTCCGGCAGCATTAAAATTGAGGATGCCAGTGCATCCACGCTGCTCGACAGCTGCAGTTTCAGCTCAGCTAGTTCAGCCGATAAGAAGCCGGCGGCCACTTTCTTGGCCAGCCACATTGGAGCtgtgttgcagcagcaacagcatcagcagcagcagcagcaacaagagaTGCACTCGCAGCCGGAATCCAACTGGAACTACCTGACGGATGCGGGAGGCGGAGCTACTCCATCAATCATAGTGCAGTGTGGAACCGCCAACACAACCACGGTGGTGGACACTCTTTACAACGAAATAGTGGACTGCGTCAATGCCGCCAATCAGTCGAGCTCAGCGGCAACAATAACTTCCACTGTATCCACCACTTCAGCAGCGCACAATCAATCGGCGAACGCCGAGGAAGAGGACGACGACCCCATACACACATTTCTCAACATGGAGAGCTACTTCGAAAAAGAACTGATCGCGCTGATCCAGCAGGAAGACATGATCTACAACTACGGCAACGAAAACTATCGCAATGCCAAGCTCAAGATGGAGGTGTGGGAGGAAATCGCCAGAAAACTGAAGAAGTCGG TGAAACAGTGCCGACTGAAGTGGAAGGCTTTAAGGGACCAATACGCACGCGAGCACAAGCGATTGAGGACACTGATGCACATAGATGCCACATCGCGGTGGAAGCACTATGACTCGCTCAGTTTTCTTCAGAAGTACATACAACAAAAGACGCT GGAAAGCGATTCGCAACTCAGTATGCTGCTACCCAAAAATGACCCGGTGAGAGAACTGGAGGAGCAGATGGCCCACTCCCACTCACCGCCCACGCAGCAGAGCACCATAGAGTCGTCTTCGTCGAGTTCCCAGCTTAACATGCCCACCCTTCCGCATTTGACGGGACCACACAAGGCtgagcaacaacagcaacagcaggaagagcagcaccagcagcaacaacagcaacaggccAGTGATCTGTGTGTGGCCACCTACGATGACATGGACATCGAGAATTACATCAACGGGGATGTACATCATGACGATGATGTGGAAgacgatgaggatgaggagaTGGAAACGACGGCGGAACAAGCTCCTCAGCAGCAAGATCAGCATGTAATGACCTACGATCACGAAGATGGACCCGTTTACATGGCTGTTCCGAGCGTTGGCAGTACCATGTCCAAGCAAGAGCAGCTCAGCGACGGGGCCACCAGCCTGGAAAATCAGCAGCTTCAATCAACTGGAGAGTATCAAAAGATGGAGATACAGACTCCAACCACTCCTAGGTACCAGAATGCTGCCACGACACCCAGCTCCACTTCAACCTCTCGCTATCACTCGGCGCCCATTACGCCCAGCAAGCCCAGCCATATGGAGTTTCCCTCCAGCAATGGCCACAACTCCGCGGAGGACGATGAGATAGGCGCGTTCTTTAAGGCAGTGTCCATGAAGATACGCAATGCTCAGCTGGAACCGGTGGCTTTTACGGaactgcaaattgaaattctgCGTGTCATCAACGAGGCATTGAGGAATCACTAG